AAACGGGAGAAAATAGCCATCATCTTCCAGGGAGGGGCCTCGCGAGGAGCCTTCCAGGCGGGCGCCATGAAGTACCTTGAAGAAAAAGGTATCCATCCCGATATGATCATCGGCAGCTCAATCGGAGTGGTTAACGCCTGCCTCTATGCGACCGGCGGCATAGAAAGAATGGAGGAGTTCTGGACCGGCTTCCGCACAAACTTTCTCCTGCCGGGAATAAGCCTGAGCGAAAACATCTTCATGGGCAATTCACTCCTCTCAATGAAATGGTGGTTCAGGAAAATCGAACGATATATGGACTTCGACAAGATACTGAATAGCCCGATCGAGATTTCGTTCATCCTTACCAACCTCTCTCACGGCAGCGGAGAACTGCGCTCGAATCGGACGGAAAAAACCGTCAGGGATATGCGCATTATATCCAGGATCGGATATACGATCCCCGGTCTCTACCCTCCTGTCCGGTTCAAGGGAGACTACTGGTGTGACGGCGGGTTCGTATGGAACGTTCCGCTGGAATACGCGCTCGCCGGCGGAGCCACAAGAATCTACATGCTTCTGTGCATCGGCAGAAAATTGCCGAAACAAACCAGCTTCTCAAACATCTATCAGGTCCTGTCCCGTTTCTACGACGTGATGTGGGTCCACGTCGGCAGCGGAGGCGTCATCCAGCGAAACTTCGCCCACGAGATGTACAAGGGAGCCAATATTGCAATCGTCGAGCCAACCACGTATCTCGGAGGCTTCAGCATGACAAACCTCTTCTCGTTTAATCCCGCCAAGGCCCGCGAATTCATTGAAGAGGGCTACCGTGACGCGCGCGACCAACTGAGACTTGAGCAAAGAGGCAGGAAGCAAAAAGGCCTGTCCTTTTCGGACAGGCCTTAGAATAGATACGTGAGGCTTACGCTTCTTCCACTTGGATCGCTTCGACCGGGCATTCCTCAGCAGCTTGTTTCACCAACTCTTCGTTTCCGTTAAAGTCGGCATCCGGTTTCACGCTTGCCTGATCATTAAGTTGGAAAACATCCGGACAGGTGGTCTCGCAAAGACCGCAGCCGGTGCAGTCTTCGGTAATCCAGACCCTCTCGATTGCCATTCTCAAACCTCCTTCTCTTTAAGCTGGTTCGGCGACTCTTCACCGCCGGGTCACAAACAACCATTATACAGATTCAGATCGCAAACAGCAAGTACAATCAGACTTGCTGCGCTCCAACATATCGACCCGAAAAATCTTCGTGTATTTGTATCTAATCAACCAAATCCTTTCGTCATTCCTGCGGGATCTGCCCTGACTTTTCGATGGAGCAGAAATCATCTCTGACTGTCACGCCTCAGCATGACCCAGCCGCTCAGTGCATTTTTTTATGGAAATTTGTTATATTGTAAGTGGAAGCCAGTGGTCTGCCAAAAGATGACCAGGAGAGACTTATGTTTAGAAATCGGACGGACGCCGCGTTACGGCTGGCCGAACATCTGGATAAATATAAGAATCAAAACCCGCTCGTGCTGGGGATTCCTCGCGGAGGAGTAGTTGTCGCCTCAGTGCTCGCCGAGGAATTGCATGGCGACCTCGATGTCACCCTCACGCGCAAGCTGCGAGCGCCGGGCAATCCGGAATTGGCCATGGGTTCAATTGACGAGCACGGCAAAATGTATTTGAAGCGCGAAATCATCGACATCCTGCAGGTACCTGATGAGATGATTGAAGAGGAGAGGGAGAAACAACTGGCCATCATCCGCGCAAGGACCGAATCCTACCGCCGCATACACCCCAAAGTCCCGCTCAAAGGGAGAATCATTATTGTTTCCGACGACGGCATTGCCACCGGATCAACCATGCGAGCGGCTATAGATGCCGTACAAGCAGAAGAGCCCCAATCTGTTACAATCGCTCTCCCCGTCGGTCCGGCCCAACAGATTAGAGAATTGGCGGGCATGGTGGACGAGATGGTTTGCCTGCTGACGCCCGAGGATTTTATGGCCGTCGGCCAATTTTATGAATCCTTCGAGCAGGTGGATGATGCGGATGTCGAAAGAATCCTGCTGAAATTCTCGGCCAGCACGATCTGAATCAGCTACCGTCGATGTAAAACCGAGAAAAACCGCCGCAGAAAATTGCCGTTCGAGGCGTTCCCCACGCGCTCGCACGTGTCCATGACGAATTTCACGATCGGCTCGATCTTCTGAGAGCCCTGAGACCCTCCATTTCCATTTGAACCATCATTCAGCCACAGCGTCGGTACACCCGCTTTTTCAATTTTCCGCCTGACAACTTGTTTATGTCTCGGGTTCGGCAATGTCGCCAAATCAAAAATAACACAATCCATCTCACTGGAAACCAGAAGCCCCATCCCTTTTTTCGCATTCTCTGCGCCAAAAAATCTCGAACTGCACGTGCTTGCTACAATTTCCAGCGTACGATGAAGATCGGGATTTGCAGAAACCAATAATATGTTGCTTTGTTTCTTCATAATAATGTTTGCCCCCCTGTCCCGCGTCCTATAATAACTTTGTGTCTCCGCGCCTACATGTGCAATAAGCATACCACGCGCGGCAAACGGAAACTGACTTCTGCAAGCACTGAAAGAACAAACACTTACAATTAAGGCAGGGACTTTGGGGAGTTGACGGAGACTTAAATACGGTCTTCTATGAAGAAAAATCACCTGAAATGCGGCACCGCCCGAAAGCCTGTCCCTAAAGTTCAAGTCTCAGCGTAGGGGGTTGGCTCCATTTACGGCCCGAGCATGCTGACGGCGTAGAATGGTGTCAGCCCCAGAGCCAACATAGCCGCGAAGGGGACTGCCTGGAATTACGGCGGCTGTCTTTTGCTGTGTAGATCAGGATTATCCCCGTCACAGCGAACCAGGTGAACACTCGCCGGATCGTCTCACCGACGGGTCTTGGCCTCCGGCCTAGCAGACATAAAAAACCCCTGTCCCGCAGGTATATCATCCACGGGACAGGGCTACTAAAACGGGAGCATCTGTGATTCCGCGCTTGCTCCGGATAATGTCTGGTTATCTCTTTTTCTTCGTCGTTTGAGCTGCTCGCTCCGGCCGCAAGGACCTGACCGTGGCGCCGGCTTGCCACATCTCCGAATTCCT
Above is a genomic segment from Candidatus Abyssobacteria bacterium SURF_5 containing:
- a CDS encoding phosphoribosyltransferase; translation: MFRNRTDAALRLAEHLDKYKNQNPLVLGIPRGGVVVASVLAEELHGDLDVTLTRKLRAPGNPELAMGSIDEHGKMYLKREIIDILQVPDEMIEEEREKQLAIIRARTESYRRIHPKVPLKGRIIIVSDDGIATGSTMRAAIDAVQAEEPQSVTIALPVGPAQQIRELAGMVDEMVCLLTPEDFMAVGQFYESFEQVDDADVERILLKFSASTI
- a CDS encoding ferredoxin; this encodes MAIERVWITEDCTGCGLCETTCPDVFQLNDQASVKPDADFNGNEELVKQAAEECPVEAIQVEEA